From Echinicola soli, a single genomic window includes:
- a CDS encoding putative signal transducing protein has product MEKWQKVFESESVVRAEIVKGVLGEHDITAIVLNKKESVYQINGSYHVMVTSEKAFEAANLIKNEISF; this is encoded by the coding sequence ATGGAGAAGTGGCAGAAGGTTTTTGAGTCGGAGTCGGTCGTCAGGGCCGAAATCGTTAAGGGAGTACTTGGCGAACATGACATCACCGCGATTGTACTGAATAAAAAGGAATCTGTGTACCAAATCAACGGGAGTTATCATGTGATGGTAACTTCTGAGAAGGCCTTTGAGGCTGCTAATTTAATCAAGAATGAGATATCGTTTTAA
- a CDS encoding phosphatidate cytidylyltransferase: MRYRFNISNYSELGQRIITALLGAAVIVLGCMYSEWAYFLIFGTILVLSQLEFYKLCGLDGMLPLKSFGTFLGFMIFVMTFFVEMQHLDDKYYFLIFPMISLIFFIKLYRKSDKKPFTGIAFTFLGIFYVAVPFSLLNLAAFSVDKTFHYEVIVGSLFILWASDSGAYFAGTKFGKTKLFERVSPKKSWEGSLGGAAAAIVTAYLLSLNFAVIPQWKWFCIGGIIVIAGTYGDLIESLFKRSIAIKDSGRGLPGHGGFMDRFDGLLVSAPFIAAFLKIF; this comes from the coding sequence ATGAGATATCGTTTTAATATTTCCAATTATAGTGAACTGGGACAGCGTATCATCACGGCCTTACTGGGAGCAGCGGTCATTGTTTTAGGATGCATGTACAGTGAGTGGGCTTACTTTTTGATTTTCGGAACGATTCTGGTTTTGTCACAGCTGGAATTTTACAAACTATGTGGGCTGGACGGGATGCTTCCCCTAAAGTCTTTCGGTACTTTTTTGGGCTTTATGATTTTTGTTATGACTTTTTTTGTGGAGATGCAGCACCTGGATGATAAGTATTATTTTCTTATCTTTCCCATGATATCACTGATATTCTTTATCAAGCTCTATCGTAAATCGGATAAAAAACCATTTACAGGTATTGCGTTCACGTTTTTGGGGATATTTTATGTGGCAGTGCCCTTTTCTTTATTGAACTTAGCTGCGTTTTCAGTGGATAAAACCTTCCACTATGAAGTAATCGTGGGATCGCTTTTTATCCTTTGGGCCAGTGATAGTGGTGCGTATTTTGCTGGAACAAAATTCGGTAAAACGAAGTTGTTTGAGAGAGTGTCCCCCAAGAAATCCTGGGAAGGCAGTTTGGGAGGAGCTGCTGCTGCGATTGTGACAGCCTACTTGCTCAGTTTAAACTTTGCGGTAATCCCTCAGTGGAAATGGTTCTGCATAGGCGGCATTATTGTTATCGCAGGTACATATGGTGATCTGATTGAGTCGTTGTTTAAGAGGAGTATTGCTATCAAAGACTCAGGAAGAGGGCTTCCCGGACATGGAGGATTTATGGATCGTTTTGACGGATTGTTAGTTTCGGCTCCTTTTATCGCGGCATTTTTGAAAATATTTTAA
- a CDS encoding phosphatidylserine decarboxylase family protein encodes MTIHKEGRKLLFWMLVVLAGVNFATHQLMPGQDTVLNLILLASIIIYLLVLQFFRNPTILMPEDEQLVYAPADGKVVVIEEAQEDEFLKERRKQISIFMSPVNVHVNRSPVSGIVEYFKYHPGKYMVAWHPKASYENERSTMVIRHTKTGVQLLVRQIAGAVARRIKYYVKEGDPLVQGGEFGFIKFGSRVDVFVPLDAEILVNIDDKTKGGMTPLARLK; translated from the coding sequence ATGACGATACATAAAGAAGGACGAAAATTATTGTTCTGGATGTTGGTAGTGCTCGCGGGTGTCAACTTTGCGACGCATCAATTAATGCCAGGGCAGGACACCGTATTGAACTTGATTTTACTGGCCAGTATCATTATTTATTTGTTGGTACTGCAGTTTTTCAGAAATCCTACCATTCTGATGCCAGAAGATGAGCAACTGGTTTATGCTCCAGCGGATGGAAAGGTAGTGGTGATCGAAGAAGCGCAGGAAGATGAATTCCTAAAAGAGCGGAGAAAGCAAATTTCCATCTTTATGTCTCCTGTAAATGTCCATGTTAATCGATCTCCTGTAAGCGGTATTGTGGAGTACTTTAAATACCATCCCGGTAAATACATGGTGGCCTGGCATCCTAAGGCAAGCTATGAAAACGAGCGGTCTACCATGGTGATCAGACACACTAAAACAGGCGTGCAATTATTGGTAAGGCAAATTGCCGGTGCGGTGGCAAGAAGGATCAAGTACTATGTGAAAGAGGGTGATCCATTGGTCCAAGGAGGAGAGTTTGGCTTTATCAAGTTTGGTTCCAGGGTCGATGTGTTTGTGCCCTTGGATGCTGAGATATTGGTGAATATTGACGATAAGACCAAGGGAGGCATGACACCATTGGCGAGGCTAAAATAG
- the purU gene encoding formyltetrahydrofolate deformylase, whose amino-acid sequence MESAILIIQCKDQKGIVAAVSQFLYFHNGNVQEVDQYIDSETGDFFMRAKWELKSFAIQKDHIQRVFSETVGDKFEMNFTLHFNDPKPRMAIFVSKLSHCLFDIVSRYYSGQFDVEIPLVISNHDSLKPVVEAFDIPFYHLPITKENKQAQEEKQLQLLKEYNVDFIVLARYMQILSPAFIASYPHNIINIHHSFLPAFVGAKPYHAAHKRGVKIIGATGHYVTEELDAGPIIEQDIARVKHHNTIEELVQIGQDVEKVVLSKAIKYHLTKKVMVMGNKTVIFN is encoded by the coding sequence ATGGAGTCCGCAATATTAATCATCCAGTGTAAGGATCAGAAAGGTATCGTAGCTGCGGTGTCGCAGTTTTTATATTTTCATAATGGCAATGTTCAAGAAGTAGATCAGTACATTGATAGTGAAACAGGCGATTTTTTTATGCGCGCCAAATGGGAACTAAAGAGTTTTGCCATTCAGAAAGACCACATCCAGCGGGTGTTTTCAGAGACTGTTGGAGATAAGTTTGAGATGAACTTCACCTTACACTTTAATGACCCTAAACCCAGAATGGCCATTTTTGTGTCAAAGCTTTCCCACTGCTTATTTGATATTGTGTCGCGGTATTATTCGGGCCAGTTTGATGTAGAAATACCGCTGGTCATTTCAAATCACGACAGCTTAAAACCCGTAGTGGAAGCATTTGATATTCCTTTTTACCATCTGCCTATTACCAAGGAGAACAAGCAAGCCCAAGAAGAAAAGCAGTTACAGTTACTGAAGGAGTACAACGTGGATTTTATCGTCTTAGCGAGGTACATGCAGATTTTGAGTCCTGCCTTTATTGCTTCTTATCCTCATAATATTATTAATATTCATCATTCCTTTTTACCGGCATTTGTGGGGGCAAAGCCATACCATGCTGCCCACAAAAGGGGTGTAAAGATTATCGGTGCGACGGGTCATTATGTGACTGAAGAGCTGGATGCAGGCCCAATCATCGAGCAGGATATCGCCAGGGTAAAACACCACAACACCATCGAAGAACTGGTGCAGATCGGCCAAGATGTCGAAAAGGTCGTACTCTCCAAAGCGATTAAATATCACTTGACCAAAAAAGTCATGGTCATGGGGAATAAAACAGTTATTTTCAATTAA
- a CDS encoding DEAD/DEAH box helicase gives MKVSPDKSFEIIYSLFSHEYLGILFESFVIQHDEKGRLSFAYQNIATQNAKEFASGLDSNDYELIELMDSMQHDAIVKKFNSKKLKPKEFLRKVFETNSETTANREIRRLIEIRLEGIRAKILERIIGKRLFEMGNDGNPIWKEINVMKEKASVLFHFRRNEENTHYFPTIKHDGEKLDWQYKGGYLLCEEPAWLVVNGNLYNFEKGVDGKKLKPFLNKKFIVIPKNVEQSYYEKFITQLVASFDVYAKGFDIKVQRSNPEALLSLSDLPGNGNGTDLFGNAQAEEGEDKIVFDLRFQYGDYSFRSEEKKSNNVELEQQGDNYIFHKVIRDLEKEKSYGDYLKGLGLPVRTSRFSLGKSKAFDWLNSNREALEDMGVKVLQSQSSKGKKYFIGNASIKVDIKENIDWFDVDAIISFGAYDVPFAQIRKLLVKGKSEFELPNGEIAVIPDSWFVNYSEIFSFLEAGEQKDEKMMLKKHHIALAQELQKGNLIHLTLSRKLEKLKDFSEMESYELPDTFRGTLRPYQKAGYDWLRFLNEYNFGGCLADDMGLGKTVQTLAMLAYEKKRTEGATSLLVMPTSLIYNWEVEARKFTPDLKVLVYTGSQRIKDSSRFSKYDLVLTSYGITRLDVDILKDFFFNYIILDESQAIKNPNSIISKAVNQLVCRHRLILTGTPVENGTMDLWSQMNFINQGLLGTQGMFKKQFLQPIEKKNDMDKASKLHAMIKPFVLRRLKTQVATDLPEKVVNIKYSNMTAEQEKAYEEVKSYYREKIVKEMSIPGMKRQAFTLLRGLTQLRQIANHPRLTDTTYTGDSGKLEDIVHMLDSTAREGHKVLVFSQFVKHLAIVKEHLDESGIAYSYLDGTTKDRQAQVKEFQEDDKVKIFLISLKAGGVGLNLTKAEYVFLLDPWWNPAVEAQAIDRAHRIGQENKVMIYKFITHNTVEEKIMALQERKMALADELISTEESFMKSLEKEDIEALLA, from the coding sequence ATGAAAGTTTCTCCGGACAAGTCTTTTGAAATTATATATTCTCTTTTTAGTCATGAATATTTAGGAATCCTTTTTGAATCCTTCGTAATTCAGCATGATGAGAAAGGTAGGCTATCGTTTGCCTATCAAAATATAGCTACCCAAAATGCCAAGGAATTTGCTTCAGGGCTGGATAGTAATGATTATGAACTGATCGAATTGATGGACAGCATGCAGCATGATGCTATTGTAAAGAAATTCAATAGCAAAAAGCTAAAGCCAAAGGAGTTTCTCAGGAAAGTCTTTGAGACCAATAGTGAGACTACTGCCAACAGGGAGATTCGTCGATTGATCGAGATCAGGCTTGAGGGAATCAGGGCAAAGATACTGGAGCGGATAATAGGTAAGCGGCTTTTTGAAATGGGAAATGACGGCAATCCGATCTGGAAGGAAATCAATGTGATGAAAGAAAAGGCCTCGGTGCTGTTTCATTTTCGTAGAAACGAGGAGAATACGCATTATTTTCCTACGATCAAACATGATGGAGAAAAGTTGGATTGGCAATATAAAGGAGGTTATCTTCTTTGCGAAGAACCCGCCTGGCTGGTAGTAAACGGTAATTTGTATAATTTCGAAAAAGGCGTGGACGGCAAAAAACTGAAGCCTTTTTTGAACAAGAAATTTATCGTCATTCCAAAAAATGTGGAACAATCATACTACGAAAAGTTTATCACACAGTTGGTGGCTTCTTTTGATGTCTATGCCAAAGGTTTCGATATCAAAGTGCAGCGGAGCAATCCTGAAGCCCTTTTGAGCTTGAGTGATTTGCCGGGAAATGGAAATGGAACCGATTTATTTGGCAATGCCCAAGCGGAAGAGGGAGAGGATAAGATTGTTTTTGACCTGCGCTTTCAGTATGGGGACTATTCCTTTCGTTCAGAAGAAAAAAAATCCAATAATGTGGAGTTGGAACAACAAGGTGACAATTACATTTTCCACAAAGTCATCCGGGACCTGGAAAAGGAAAAATCTTACGGGGACTACTTAAAGGGCCTTGGCCTGCCCGTCCGTACTTCCCGTTTTTCGCTTGGCAAATCAAAGGCCTTTGATTGGTTAAATTCAAATAGGGAGGCACTAGAGGATATGGGGGTGAAGGTCCTCCAAAGTCAAAGCTCAAAAGGTAAGAAGTATTTCATTGGTAATGCATCCATTAAGGTGGATATAAAAGAAAATATCGACTGGTTTGACGTGGATGCCATCATTAGTTTTGGTGCTTATGATGTGCCTTTTGCGCAAATCAGAAAGTTATTAGTAAAGGGTAAATCGGAATTTGAATTGCCCAATGGGGAAATAGCGGTCATTCCAGATAGTTGGTTTGTTAACTATTCGGAGATTTTTTCCTTCCTCGAAGCAGGAGAACAAAAGGATGAAAAGATGATGCTTAAAAAACATCATATAGCCTTGGCCCAGGAACTCCAAAAAGGAAATCTCATTCACCTTACCTTGAGCAGGAAACTCGAAAAGCTGAAGGACTTTTCTGAAATGGAGTCTTATGAGCTTCCAGATACCTTCAGGGGGACACTTCGCCCATATCAGAAGGCTGGCTATGACTGGCTACGGTTTTTGAATGAATATAATTTTGGGGGATGTTTGGCCGATGATATGGGGCTTGGTAAGACTGTCCAAACATTGGCGATGTTGGCCTATGAAAAGAAAAGAACGGAAGGCGCAACCTCACTGCTGGTCATGCCTACTTCGCTTATCTATAACTGGGAAGTGGAAGCACGCAAGTTTACACCTGATCTGAAGGTCTTGGTATATACGGGATCACAACGGATCAAAGATAGCAGCAGGTTTTCGAAATATGATTTGGTGTTGACCTCCTACGGAATCACTCGGTTGGATGTGGATATTCTGAAGGACTTTTTCTTCAATTATATTATCTTGGATGAATCCCAAGCTATCAAAAACCCTAATAGCATTATCTCCAAGGCTGTCAACCAGCTGGTGTGCAGGCATCGATTGATCCTTACGGGTACACCGGTGGAAAATGGCACAATGGACCTTTGGTCGCAGATGAATTTCATTAATCAAGGGCTATTGGGTACACAGGGTATGTTCAAAAAGCAGTTCCTGCAGCCCATTGAAAAGAAAAATGACATGGACAAGGCCTCCAAGCTTCACGCCATGATCAAGCCTTTTGTCCTGCGAAGGCTGAAGACCCAAGTGGCGACCGACCTCCCTGAAAAAGTAGTGAATATAAAATATTCCAATATGACTGCTGAGCAAGAGAAAGCTTATGAGGAAGTGAAGAGCTACTATCGTGAGAAGATTGTAAAGGAGATGAGTATTCCGGGCATGAAGCGCCAGGCTTTTACGCTCCTGAGAGGGTTGACTCAGCTCCGGCAGATTGCCAATCACCCAAGATTGACCGATACTACCTACACGGGGGATTCAGGCAAACTGGAAGATATTGTGCATATGCTGGATTCTACCGCAAGAGAGGGACATAAGGTGTTGGTATTTAGTCAATTTGTGAAGCATCTGGCTATCGTAAAAGAGCATTTGGACGAAAGTGGTATTGCCTACTCATATTTAGATGGAACGACTAAAGACCGTCAAGCGCAGGTGAAGGAATTTCAGGAGGATGATAAGGTGAAAATTTTTCTTATTTCCCTCAAGGCAGGAGGCGTAGGCCTCAATCTGACCAAGGCAGAATATGTTTTCTTGCTAGACCCATGGTGGAATCCTGCGGTAGAAGCACAGGCGATCGATAGGGCGCACCGAATTGGACAGGAGAATAAGGTGATGATTTACAAGTTCATAACACATAATACCGTGGAAGAGAAAATCATGGCCCTTCAGGAACGTAAAATGGCCCTAGCCGATGAACTTATCAGTACTGAGGAAAGCTTCATGAAGAGCTTGGAGAAAGAGGATATTGAGGCCCTGCTGGCATAG
- the rbfA gene encoding 30S ribosome-binding factor RbfA translates to MESKRQQKYSKLIQKELGDIFQRESRPLVGNAMVTVTRVLMSPDLGVAKIYLSFLLANNKELLEKIDEHKKEIRKHLGKRIGKTVRSVPELVFYPDDSSAYAQHMDKVIGDLDIPQSSDDDEEEDD, encoded by the coding sequence ATGGAAAGCAAGAGACAACAAAAGTATTCAAAGTTAATTCAAAAAGAACTGGGAGATATCTTTCAGCGGGAATCCAGGCCATTGGTGGGCAATGCCATGGTCACGGTTACCAGAGTGCTGATGAGCCCGGATCTAGGAGTGGCCAAAATCTACCTAAGTTTCTTATTGGCCAATAACAAGGAGTTGTTAGAAAAAATCGATGAGCACAAAAAGGAGATCAGAAAGCACCTTGGCAAGAGGATTGGCAAGACGGTGAGGAGCGTTCCTGAATTGGTCTTTTACCCGGATGACTCTTCTGCCTATGCACAGCACATGGACAAGGTCATCGGAGATTTGGATATTCCCCAATCATCAGATGATGATGAGGAGGAAGATGACTAA
- a CDS encoding CPBP family intramembrane glutamic endopeptidase: protein MEIYKTQSQIAAKHNWLLSLVVLVLITFGALALTQGIALVIIPFLFNISYEDILPLFTGELEHPNGRMAMLFLQGLGGGLAFFLAGWLFSHIVEKASLGWKHQFARVKFTYLLLLIPLLFGFVLFDAKVIEWNMNVEFPPFMEGFETFAREMEDQAMKMTMFLTDFQTLGEFLAGVLVIGVLAGIGEEYFFRGILQPKLHRYFGNAHAGVWLAAFVFSAIHFQFYGFFPRLLLGALFGYLYLYSGSLIYPIVGHVLNNTFTIVMVYLNKLGMVEFNIEDPEGVNWYTVLLGLMVFIACMRLFVQQGNKNKTLHGEVAEGF, encoded by the coding sequence ATGGAGATTTATAAAACCCAAAGCCAAATTGCTGCAAAACACAACTGGTTATTGTCTCTAGTTGTCCTTGTTTTGATCACTTTTGGCGCACTTGCACTGACTCAAGGGATTGCATTGGTAATTATCCCTTTTCTATTTAATATTAGCTATGAAGATATCCTGCCCTTGTTTACCGGAGAGCTGGAACATCCTAACGGCCGGATGGCCATGCTGTTTCTTCAGGGCTTAGGTGGAGGCCTGGCTTTTTTCCTTGCTGGATGGTTGTTTTCTCATATTGTGGAAAAAGCCAGCCTTGGATGGAAACACCAATTTGCCCGTGTAAAGTTCACTTATCTTTTGCTCCTGATACCGCTGCTGTTTGGCTTCGTGTTATTTGATGCAAAAGTGATCGAGTGGAACATGAATGTGGAGTTTCCGCCGTTTATGGAGGGATTTGAAACGTTTGCCCGTGAAATGGAAGATCAGGCAATGAAAATGACCATGTTTTTGACCGATTTTCAGACCTTAGGAGAGTTCTTAGCAGGGGTGCTGGTAATCGGTGTTTTGGCAGGAATAGGGGAAGAATATTTCTTCAGAGGAATATTGCAGCCAAAACTGCACCGTTATTTTGGCAATGCCCATGCAGGGGTGTGGCTGGCAGCTTTTGTTTTTTCTGCGATTCACTTTCAGTTCTATGGATTTTTCCCTCGTTTACTTCTTGGAGCACTTTTTGGCTACTTGTATCTGTACTCAGGAAGTTTGATTTATCCCATAGTGGGGCATGTGCTGAACAATACATTCACCATTGTCATGGTCTACCTGAACAAGTTGGGGATGGTGGAATTCAACATAGAAGACCCAGAGGGCGTTAACTGGTATACGGTGCTGCTAGGGCTGATGGTCTTTATCGCCTGCATGCGACTTTTTGTTCAACAAGGAAATAAAAATAAAACTTTACATGGAGAAGTGGCAGAAGGTTTTTGA
- a CDS encoding Glu/Leu/Phe/Val family dehydrogenase has product MAYIEPAPIKDKENPLESMMERFNIAAEKLGLSEEVYNVLKNPAKQVIVSLPITMDNGKIKVFEGIRVVHSNILGPAKGGIRFAPDVHIDEVRALAAWMTWKCAVVDIPYGGGKGGVRCNPREMSPGEIERLVRAYTLAMIDVFGPDKDIPAPDMGTGPREMAWLMDEYSKAKGTTVNAVVTGKPLVLGGSLGRTEATGRGVMVSALAAMEKLKINPFQATCAVQGFGNVGSWASALLEERGLKVVAVSDISGAYYNANGIDIQKAIAYRDGNKGVLEGFDGAEKLSDPLGLLELKVDLLVPAAVEDVITKANVDKINARLIVEGANGPTSFNADKIINEKGIMVVPDILANAGGVTVSYFEWVQNRLGYKWTAERVNRRSDRIMKEAFDQVYKTSVKHEVPMRIAAYIVAIDKVAQTYQFRGGF; this is encoded by the coding sequence ATGGCTTATATCGAACCGGCTCCGATTAAGGATAAAGAAAATCCATTGGAGTCAATGATGGAGAGGTTTAATATTGCAGCAGAGAAGTTAGGGCTTTCTGAAGAGGTCTATAATGTGCTGAAAAACCCCGCAAAACAAGTGATTGTATCCCTTCCGATCACTATGGACAATGGCAAAATCAAAGTTTTTGAAGGTATTCGTGTGGTACATTCCAATATTTTGGGCCCGGCAAAAGGGGGAATTCGGTTTGCTCCGGACGTGCATATCGATGAGGTCAGGGCGCTGGCAGCATGGATGACGTGGAAGTGTGCGGTGGTGGATATTCCCTACGGTGGGGGAAAAGGCGGTGTGCGCTGCAATCCGAGAGAAATGTCACCAGGTGAAATCGAACGGTTAGTCCGTGCCTATACGCTTGCGATGATTGATGTTTTTGGTCCTGACAAGGACATCCCTGCACCTGATATGGGGACCGGTCCCAGGGAAATGGCCTGGCTAATGGATGAATACTCCAAGGCAAAAGGAACCACAGTGAATGCCGTCGTGACGGGCAAACCACTCGTTTTGGGAGGCTCGCTGGGGAGAACGGAAGCTACGGGACGTGGCGTGATGGTGTCCGCACTGGCGGCCATGGAAAAACTCAAGATCAACCCGTTCCAAGCAACCTGTGCGGTCCAAGGTTTTGGCAACGTAGGTTCTTGGGCTTCGGCATTGCTGGAGGAAAGGGGGCTGAAGGTCGTGGCGGTTTCGGATATTTCTGGTGCTTATTATAATGCCAACGGTATTGACATCCAAAAGGCTATTGCCTATCGTGATGGCAATAAAGGGGTTTTGGAAGGATTTGACGGGGCTGAGAAACTGTCAGATCCCTTAGGGTTGCTCGAATTAAAAGTAGATCTACTGGTGCCTGCCGCTGTGGAAGACGTGATCACCAAAGCTAATGTAGACAAAATCAATGCACGTTTGATCGTAGAAGGAGCCAATGGACCGACCTCCTTTAACGCCGACAAAATCATCAATGAAAAGGGCATCATGGTGGTGCCGGATATCCTGGCCAATGCTGGCGGGGTGACGGTATCGTACTTCGAATGGGTACAAAACCGTCTCGGGTATAAGTGGACCGCTGAAAGGGTAAACAGAAGGTCAGATAGGATCATGAAAGAAGCCTTTGACCAAGTGTATAAGACTTCTGTAAAGCATGAGGTGCCAATGAGGATCGCTGCCTATATCGTTGCCATCGATAAAGTAGCGCAGACGTACCAGTTCAGGGGAGGATTCTAA
- a CDS encoding FtsX-like permease family protein has product MNLSFFIASRYFRSKKKRNFINILSRIAMIGVAVGTMALVIVLSVFNGLEDLIRGLYASFDAPLKVELVKGKSFEVSDGFLDSLNALGGVEAITEVIEDNALLKYGEDQMVVTMKGVSDEFLDEERFDQGYFAGEMTLGDVKQPKAIMGRGVSFMLGVDPKNEFEQLRMFYPKAPRAGTIDPRQMYNSGRLGLAGTFALEKKFDDNYVVVPLTFARDIMGYGNKRTALEVKVAAGASVSHVKAKMRELLGDDFTVKDTDEQHAGLLRAIRIEKLFVFITLTFILAVASFNIFFSLSMLAIEKKKDIAVMIAMGATEKLIRSIYIKQGAIIAFSGAIVGLVLGFLVCWLQDRFGLVSLGVASSVVDSYPVKMIWTDFLWTSLSLIVITFFAAYRPASIAAKVNTVEHL; this is encoded by the coding sequence GTGAACCTTTCCTTTTTTATTGCATCCCGGTATTTCAGAAGTAAGAAGAAACGGAATTTTATCAATATCCTCTCCAGGATAGCGATGATTGGTGTGGCGGTGGGAACCATGGCACTGGTGATCGTGCTTTCCGTGTTTAACGGATTGGAGGATTTGATCAGGGGGCTGTATGCCTCTTTTGATGCGCCACTGAAAGTAGAGCTGGTGAAGGGTAAGTCTTTTGAAGTGAGTGATGGTTTTTTGGATAGTTTAAACGCTTTGGGGGGCGTGGAGGCCATCACAGAAGTAATAGAAGACAATGCCCTGCTGAAGTATGGCGAAGACCAAATGGTGGTGACCATGAAAGGGGTCAGCGATGAGTTTTTGGATGAAGAGCGGTTTGACCAAGGGTATTTTGCTGGCGAGATGACCTTGGGAGATGTAAAGCAGCCCAAGGCCATCATGGGTAGAGGTGTCAGCTTTATGCTAGGGGTGGATCCCAAAAATGAGTTTGAACAGCTGCGGATGTTTTATCCCAAGGCACCTAGGGCAGGAACGATCGACCCCAGACAGATGTACAATTCCGGTAGGTTGGGGCTGGCGGGAACTTTCGCTTTGGAGAAAAAATTTGATGATAATTATGTGGTAGTGCCCTTGACTTTTGCGAGGGATATCATGGGGTATGGGAATAAGCGCACCGCATTGGAAGTGAAAGTGGCTGCGGGTGCTTCCGTATCACATGTAAAGGCCAAAATGCGGGAACTGCTTGGGGATGATTTTACCGTAAAGGATACGGACGAGCAGCATGCGGGATTGCTTAGGGCTATCAGGATTGAAAAATTATTCGTATTTATCACCCTGACTTTTATTTTGGCCGTGGCCTCATTTAATATATTCTTTTCCCTTAGCATGCTGGCCATCGAAAAGAAGAAGGACATCGCTGTCATGATCGCTATGGGAGCGACTGAAAAGCTGATTCGTTCCATTTATATCAAACAAGGGGCTATTATAGCGTTTTCTGGGGCGATCGTAGGGCTAGTGTTGGGATTTTTGGTTTGTTGGTTGCAGGATCGTTTTGGGCTGGTATCACTTGGAGTGGCGAGTTCTGTGGTGGACAGTTACCCTGTCAAAATGATCTGGACGGATTTTCTATGGACGAGCCTTAGTCTTATTGTCATTACATTTTTTGCCGCCTACCGACCAGCTAGCATCGCTGCAAAGGTCAATACAGTAGAGCATTTGTAA
- a CDS encoding META domain-containing protein, which translates to MNLFKTLVCAGLLSLALFSCGGSDDIGQYTWKVRSINGAPATQEQLANLTLNFDKEQKVNGQAPCDEFRGKAVYNSEKIKFSTLYTDSKNCDGKTVQTAYLSSLEMSKKYTTTANRMVFYDADGNITVEFEQAN; encoded by the coding sequence ATGAACTTATTCAAAACGCTAGTCTGCGCTGGTTTACTTTCATTAGCTTTGTTTTCTTGTGGTGGATCCGATGATATTGGCCAGTACACTTGGAAAGTCAGATCCATCAACGGCGCTCCTGCCACACAGGAACAATTAGCTAACCTTACCTTGAATTTTGACAAAGAACAGAAAGTCAACGGTCAGGCTCCATGTGATGAATTCCGTGGAAAAGCAGTTTATAATTCTGAAAAAATCAAATTTTCCACGCTCTACACCGACTCTAAAAATTGTGATGGAAAAACTGTTCAGACAGCCTACCTAAGTTCCTTGGAAATGAGTAAAAAATATACCACCACTGCCAACAGGATGGTATTTTACGATGCTGATGGAAACATCACCGTGGAATTTGAGCAGGCAAATTAG